One Ranitomeya imitator isolate aRanImi1 chromosome 1, aRanImi1.pri, whole genome shotgun sequence DNA window includes the following coding sequences:
- the LOC138667001 gene encoding taste receptor type 2 member 40-like, with the protein MLPAFILFSLIVLGASTVMAVFTNSFIIVVTLIDNAKSKNFSSSDLIVVTLCTSNIFFQLFMLVNDYACFLFFDVYYTDEVYISFTVLLILPIYCSFWFTVCLSVNYYLQIVIATHPFLIRLKLAAAQLIPQLIMASVFISFVTGLPAAWTFYHDPTNFNKTTNESFEISVLSQNVIYMIPSNLISCSLPLILVGIANGLIIKSLIAHNSDRKVKGEPSARAEGRLRAARTISCLLFLYMSFYISQILLFLEAFPLSSPGFCTCLMITYIYSPAQSVVLIFGSPKLRQVYLSLFHCMGGNSEDQAKTPTVLFIKLRTKKTTSK; encoded by the coding sequence ATGCTTCCTGCGTTCATTCTTTTTTCCTTGATTGTTTTGGGTGCCAGCACCGTGATGGCAGTATTCACTAACTCTTTCATTATTGTCGTCACTCTTATTGACAATGCCAAATCTAAGAATTTCAGTTCATCTGATCTTATCGTGGTGACTCTTTGCACGTCCAACATTTTCTTTCAGCTTTTCATGCTAGTGAATGACTACGCCTGCTTCCTATTTTTCGATGTTTACTATACAGATGAAGTCTACATTTCATTCACCGTCCTGCTCATTCTACCAATCTATTGCAGCTTCTGGTTCACGGTTTGCCTGTCAGTCAATTATTACTTACAGATTGTTATAGCCACTCATCCATTTTTAATAAGACTGAAACTTGCAGCTGCTCAGTTAATTCCACAACTCATAATGGCCTCAGTTTTTATTTCATTTGTTACAGGCCTTCCAGCAGCCTGGACTTTCTACCATGATCCCACAAATTTTAATAAAACGACTAATGAGAGTTTTGAAATATCTGTTCTTAGCCAAAATGTTATATATATGATACCCAGTAACCTCATAAGTTGTTCTCTTCCATTAATTTTGGTAGGCATTGCCAATGGTCTGATCATAAAGTCACTTATCGCACATAATTCTGACCGGAAAGTTAAAGGAGAGCCCAGTGCTCGTGCAGAAGGTCGATTACGAGCAGCAAGGACAATAAGTTGTCTTCTCTTCTTATACATGTCTTTTTATATATCACAAATTCTTCTCTTTTTAGAAGCGTTTCCCCTAAGTAGCCCAGGATTTTGTACCTGTTTGATGATAACCTATATCTATTCACCAGCTCAGTCAGTTGTTCTCATTTTTGGAAGTCCAAAATTAAGACAAGTATATTTGAGTTTATTCCATTGTATGGGAGGTAACAGTGAAGACCAAGCAAAGACGCCAACGGTTCTATTTATCAAGCTGAGAACAAAGAAAACTACATCGAAATAA